The genome window CTGGGCCCACTCGCTCCTCCCCTATCGCGGTTGCGTCCCTTCACATAATGTCCGTTATAAGCGCCCTCTTAGAATAGTGGTGGTTTTGATCTCCCAGCGCGACTTGATGCCGGTGTGGTACTTCCCCATGTATTGCCTTGAATATTGATTGTGATTTTTAAGCAAGTGGAAGATGCCTATGGATACATCAGTGGTTTGCTATAACGTAAACTCACCCCACGGTAGTGGCTATATATGGGCTTTGGTTAAAAGTTTGGTATAAAGGTTAAATGCTGGTGACCGTGTGCATGCCAGTCTATCCAATGCCAGCCCGAGCACTTAAGATTTCTTAAGAAGTTTCGGCCCCGGGGCTTAACAAATGGGGCAGAGCTTTGCAGCGAACCAACGGCTACAACCGGCATGCTGCTATCCTTCCTGAAGGAATACCTCCACCACCCCGCCATGACGGGCGCGCTGGCCCCCAGCTCGGCGCATCTGGCCCGGCGCATGGCCGCCCAGATTGATTTTGACCGGGCCCACTGCCTGGTGGAATACGGCCCCGGCACGGGAGTATTCACCGATGTGCTGATTCGGCAGCGGCGGCCGGGCACTGTCGTGGTGGCAATCGAGGCGAATCCGGCCTTCTGCCGGCTGCTGCGGGCCCGCTACAGCGGGGTGCCCCACGTGCACATCATCCACGGCTCGGCGGGCCGGGCGGGGGAATGCCTGCGCCAGCTCGGGCTGCCGGCGGCCGACTACGTCGTTTCGGGGCTGCCCTTTGCCTCGCTGCCGCGGC of Hymenobacter yonginensis contains these proteins:
- a CDS encoding class I SAM-dependent methyltransferase, which gives rise to MLLSFLKEYLHHPAMTGALAPSSAHLARRMAAQIDFDRAHCLVEYGPGTGVFTDVLIRQRRPGTVVVAIEANPAFCRLLRARYSGVPHVHIIHGSAGRAGECLRQLGLPAADYVVSGLPFASLPRQVSRQILGTTRRLLRPGGKLVLFQYTTRKKKLFDECFTLCRQSRVLLNFPPAFVLTYAARHEAEATA